One segment of Methanoculleus taiwanensis DNA contains the following:
- a CDS encoding type IV pilin, translated as MNFRENEDAVSPVIGVILMVAITVILAAVIAAFVFGMAGSVDTQKNVAIGVKQVATNNLQVTVQGGQDLPELQYLKVTIDGGTAIYTIDGQSTLEATTAVKVVTSSLSVGEVFTAAGLSDSNDHVVVVGHFNDGKEQLLIDTNI; from the coding sequence ATGAACTTCAGAGAGAATGAAGATGCAGTCTCACCGGTCATCGGTGTGATCTTAATGGTCGCCATCACGGTGATCCTCGCTGCGGTTATCGCAGCGTTCGTGTTCGGAATGGCGGGAAGCGTGGATACCCAGAAGAATGTCGCTATCGGGGTTAAGCAGGTCGCTACAAACAACCTGCAGGTAACAGTTCAGGGCGGTCAGGACCTGCCGGAACTCCAGTATCTGAAAGTGACTATTGATGGCGGTACCGCGATCTACACTATCGACGGTCAGAGCACTTTAGAGGCCACAACTGCTGTTAAAGTAGTCACGTCATCATTAAGTGTTGGAGAAGTATTTACAGCAGCTGGGCTTTCTGACAGCAATGATCACGTTGTTGTAGTCGGTCACTTCAACGACGGTAAAGAACAGTTACTCATTGATACCAACATTTAA